The following coding sequences are from one Arthrobacter sp. 24S4-2 window:
- a CDS encoding DUF2087 domain-containing protein: MSGPHWRRVVAALANNDARTAYAQIVLGTKLPDVVADLNDQRRNRAIAALLESGLIERNAANGLDASEAIFRDLLTQQPRRQAQTGLARFMRLGRIERYPANMAERRELLAWLVSEAIKPGEDLTEKQVNEKLLSYTDDVVVLRRYLIDFGLLERTPSGSSYSRPEER, from the coding sequence ATGAGCGGACCGCACTGGCGGCGAGTCGTGGCGGCGCTCGCCAACAACGACGCGCGGACCGCTTACGCGCAAATAGTGCTCGGCACCAAGCTTCCCGACGTGGTTGCTGATCTGAATGACCAACGGCGAAACCGGGCCATCGCAGCCCTGCTTGAGTCTGGGCTCATCGAACGGAATGCTGCCAACGGACTGGATGCGTCCGAGGCGATCTTCCGCGACCTTCTCACGCAACAACCCCGGAGACAAGCGCAGACCGGATTGGCCCGCTTCATGCGTCTCGGCAGGATCGAGAGATACCCGGCCAACATGGCGGAACGGCGGGAGCTCCTCGCCTGGCTTGTGAGCGAAGCCATTAAGCCGGGCGAAGACCTTACCGAAAAACAGGTTAACGAAAAACTCCTCAGCTACACCGATGATGTCGTTGTGCTGCGCCGCTACTTGATTGACTTCGGACTGCTGGAACGGACCCCCTCGGGCTCCTCCTACTCCCGGCCGGAAGAAAGATAG
- a CDS encoding dienelactone hydrolase family protein: MIQLGKYEKYLIEEFFDDYRAGTMSQHTFTRRVAFITGSMTAAAAAYLARPEGGEAGPAVLVCHENRGLTPHIKDVARRFAKAGYAALALAGLKATSAFYGPAPDLEKVPGIKAAVLGIYAELDNRITGALPALRDALTATGVRHELTVYPGVDHAFHNDTGDRYNEAQATAAWNDTLSWFGKYV; this comes from the coding sequence ATGATCCAGCTTGGCAAGTACGAAAAGTACCTGATCGAGGAATTCTTCGACGATTACCGTGCCGGAACCATGAGCCAGCACACGTTCACCCGCCGGGTGGCCTTCATTACAGGCAGCATGACTGCAGCGGCGGCTGCGTACCTCGCCCGGCCGGAGGGTGGCGAAGCCGGACCAGCCGTGCTGGTCTGCCACGAGAACCGCGGGCTCACGCCGCATATCAAGGACGTCGCCCGCCGCTTCGCCAAAGCCGGCTATGCAGCCCTGGCACTGGCCGGGCTGAAGGCAACCTCGGCATTCTACGGACCCGCGCCGGACCTGGAGAAGGTTCCGGGCATCAAGGCCGCGGTCCTTGGCATCTACGCCGAACTGGACAACCGGATCACCGGCGCCCTGCCGGCCCTCCGGGACGCCCTGACCGCCACCGGGGTCCGCCACGAGCTCACCGTGTACCCCGGCGTCGACCATGCATTCCACAACGACACGGGCGACCGGTACAACGAGGCGCAAGCGACTGCCGCCTGGAACGACACGCTTTCGTGGTTCGGGAAGTACGTGTGA
- a CDS encoding carbonic anhydrase, with protein sequence MSSRISTYEAWQRLLDGNERFVSGDSLHPNQNASRRSELVNTQNPFAVIFGCADSRLAAEIIFDVGLGDVFVVRTAGHVIDDAVLGSLEYAVSVLHVPLIVVLGHDNCGAVTAARDAVETGEVPQGHIRDLVERITPSVLRSLREDKTDVNDMVVEHVKQTAHRLLDSSRVIFDAVDNYSAAVVGLAYRLEEGRAQLVSTSGVL encoded by the coding sequence GTGAGCAGCAGAATCAGCACGTACGAGGCATGGCAGCGCCTGCTTGACGGCAATGAGCGTTTCGTCTCGGGAGATTCGCTGCACCCGAACCAGAACGCCTCCCGGCGAAGCGAGCTGGTGAACACCCAAAATCCGTTCGCAGTCATCTTTGGCTGCGCGGACTCCCGTCTCGCCGCGGAGATCATCTTCGACGTCGGCCTCGGCGACGTCTTCGTGGTGCGCACAGCCGGGCACGTGATCGACGACGCCGTTCTGGGCTCGCTCGAGTACGCGGTCTCGGTGCTCCACGTCCCGCTGATCGTCGTCCTGGGACATGACAATTGCGGCGCCGTCACGGCCGCGAGAGATGCGGTGGAAACCGGGGAGGTGCCCCAGGGGCACATCCGCGACCTGGTTGAACGGATCACACCGTCCGTGCTGAGGTCGCTGCGTGAGGACAAGACGGACGTCAACGACATGGTCGTCGAACACGTCAAGCAGACCGCGCACCGGCTGCTGGACAGTTCACGGGTGATTTTCGACGCAGTGGACAATTACTCCGCCGCGGTGGTCGGCCTCGCGTACCGGCTCGAAGAGGGCCGGGCGCAGCTCGTCTCCACATCTGGCGTCCTCTAG
- a CDS encoding amino acid ABC transporter ATP-binding protein, protein MSPTEAVLPDDSALLAVSELRKAFGSHEVLKSVDINVRRGEVVALIGPSGSGKTTVLRCLNGLEVPDAGIVDFVGQLAVDFSAPVSKKQLSALRDRSAMVFQHYNLFPHKTVLENIIEGPVQVQKRPKAEAIAEARELLARVGLSAKEKSYPFELSGGQQQRVGIVRALALRPQLLLFDEPTSALDPELVGDVLTVIKELADEGWTMVVVTHELAFARQVADEVIFMDGGVVVERGHPDTVLRDPREDRTRQFVDRLLNPF, encoded by the coding sequence ATGTCGCCCACTGAAGCTGTGCTCCCGGACGACTCCGCGCTGCTGGCCGTCAGCGAACTGCGGAAGGCCTTCGGCAGCCATGAAGTGCTGAAGTCCGTGGACATTAACGTCCGCCGGGGCGAAGTGGTGGCCCTGATCGGGCCGTCGGGGTCCGGCAAAACGACGGTCCTGCGGTGCCTCAACGGACTGGAAGTGCCCGACGCCGGCATTGTGGACTTTGTCGGTCAGCTCGCCGTCGACTTTTCCGCACCGGTGTCCAAGAAGCAGCTGTCAGCCCTGAGGGACCGCAGTGCCATGGTTTTCCAGCACTACAACCTCTTCCCGCACAAAACCGTCCTGGAGAACATCATCGAAGGCCCGGTCCAGGTGCAGAAACGCCCCAAGGCCGAAGCCATCGCCGAGGCCAGAGAGCTGCTGGCCCGCGTCGGGCTGTCCGCCAAGGAGAAGAGCTACCCGTTCGAGCTCTCCGGCGGGCAGCAGCAGCGCGTGGGCATCGTGCGTGCACTGGCCCTGCGTCCGCAGCTTCTGCTTTTTGACGAACCGACGTCGGCCTTGGACCCCGAACTGGTGGGCGACGTCCTGACGGTCATCAAGGAGCTGGCCGATGAAGGCTGGACCATGGTGGTGGTGACCCATGAGCTGGCGTTTGCCCGGCAGGTAGCCGACGAAGTCATCTTCATGGACGGCGGGGTCGTGGTCGAACGCGGCCACCCCGACACCGTGTTGCGTGACCCGCGCGAGGACCGCACCCGGCAGTTTGTGGACAGGCTGTTGAACCCTTTCTGA
- a CDS encoding cytochrome P450 codes for MRDTAPVFHDEQSGSWHVFRYDDVQRVLSEHAAFSSRMGGDDPSEAGQLFAASLITTDPPRHRQLRSLVTQAFTPKAVDALAPRISHLTEQLLDGIASTGTADLIAGLAYPLPVIVIAELMGIPPDDRDRFKQWSDVIVSQTRTGPENADHHDTNVEMAGYFLDLIERRRSRPGNDLISNLLSAEIDGQKLSVAELLGFCSLLLVAGNETTTNLIGNAVLSFAEGPGTIERLLAEPSLLPLAIEEVLRYRSPVQSMYRVTAADTLLGGLQVPAGAPLVAWIGSANRDERHFERADQFDIDRGPSRHLAFGQGIHFCLGAPLARLEARIALQAVLSRLPGLTLTPGSRLERMDSTIVYGVKALPVSWQAG; via the coding sequence ATGAGGGACACCGCCCCTGTCTTCCATGACGAGCAATCCGGGAGCTGGCACGTCTTCAGGTACGACGACGTGCAACGTGTGCTTTCCGAACATGCTGCGTTTTCCTCAAGGATGGGCGGCGACGATCCCTCGGAGGCAGGCCAACTGTTCGCCGCGAGTTTGATCACCACTGATCCGCCCCGGCACCGGCAGTTGCGCTCCCTGGTGACCCAGGCGTTCACGCCGAAGGCAGTGGATGCGCTTGCTCCACGCATCTCACATCTCACGGAACAGTTGCTGGACGGGATCGCTTCCACCGGAACAGCAGACCTTATCGCGGGGTTGGCGTACCCTCTGCCCGTGATCGTGATAGCAGAGCTCATGGGCATACCTCCCGATGACCGTGACCGCTTCAAGCAGTGGTCCGATGTCATCGTCAGCCAAACGCGTACCGGACCGGAGAATGCCGACCATCACGACACTAACGTGGAGATGGCCGGATACTTCCTGGACCTGATAGAACGGCGTCGGAGCCGGCCCGGCAATGACTTGATCAGCAACCTGCTCTCCGCCGAGATTGACGGGCAGAAGCTGAGCGTGGCCGAACTGCTGGGCTTCTGCAGCCTGCTGCTCGTAGCCGGGAATGAAACGACTACCAACCTCATAGGCAATGCTGTTCTAAGTTTCGCCGAAGGGCCCGGAACAATTGAACGACTGCTGGCCGAGCCGTCGCTGCTGCCGCTGGCGATAGAAGAAGTGCTGCGTTATCGTTCCCCGGTCCAGTCCATGTACCGGGTGACGGCTGCCGACACCCTGTTGGGCGGCCTTCAGGTTCCGGCCGGCGCCCCGCTGGTGGCCTGGATCGGCTCGGCAAACCGTGATGAGCGGCACTTCGAGCGGGCTGATCAGTTCGATATCGACCGCGGGCCCAGCCGGCATCTCGCCTTCGGCCAGGGCATTCACTTCTGTCTCGGCGCCCCTCTCGCCAGACTTGAGGCCAGGATCGCGCTGCAGGCCGTTCTGTCCCGCCTGCCCGGACTGACACTCACCCCAGGGTCGCGGCTTGAGCGGATGGACAGCACCATCGTCTACGGAGTCAAGGCGCTCCCTGTCAGCTGGCAGGCAGGCTGA
- a CDS encoding N-acetyltransferase, which produces MILALFLAVSTIVSALTGTGATWNQAAQVMATIAAEVAGFSDVGDDGCIDTMFVAPKFGRRGVAGALLAHLHDIAVRAGATQLRASRRSTGSRPASSPTGMTVDGLSWF; this is translated from the coding sequence ATGATTCTGGCGCTTTTTCTTGCCGTGTCCACGATCGTCTCGGCGCTTACTGGGACCGGGGCAACGTGGAACCAGGCCGCGCAAGTCATGGCCACCATCGCGGCCGAGGTCGCCGGCTTCTCCGACGTCGGAGACGATGGCTGCATCGACACGATGTTTGTCGCTCCCAAGTTCGGTCGACGCGGTGTCGCCGGCGCCCTCTTGGCACATCTCCACGACATCGCCGTAAGGGCCGGCGCAACTCAGCTGCGGGCTTCCCGACGCAGCACCGGATCACGGCCAGCGTCCAGCCCTACCGGGATGACGGTTGACGGCCTATCGTGGTTCTGA
- a CDS encoding SDR family oxidoreductase: MTMTYTGTTALITGASSGLGSEFAARFAARGANLVLVARRTDRLEDLARKLHDAHGISITTLSKDLSRPGAGTEVRDELTGRGIRIDTLINNAGFGTRGPLVEEDPAVIASEISLNVASLVDTTRAFLPDMLSTGKGALINVASTAAFQPVPGMAVYGATKAFVLSFTEAVAHETKESGLRVLALCPGATRTEFFDVLGSQAAAVGRLQSASQVIDTALRALDRRTTPVSVVSGWGNRMLAGMAQRLPRHISLAIAGRAVQE; encoded by the coding sequence ATGACCATGACCTACACCGGAACGACGGCACTCATCACCGGAGCGAGCTCCGGGCTCGGCTCCGAGTTCGCCGCACGATTTGCAGCCCGCGGGGCCAACCTCGTACTGGTCGCACGGCGGACCGACAGGCTTGAGGACCTCGCCCGGAAGCTGCACGACGCCCACGGCATTTCAATAACTACACTCTCGAAGGACCTGAGCCGTCCCGGAGCCGGAACGGAAGTCCGCGACGAGCTCACCGGCCGCGGCATCCGCATCGACACCCTGATCAACAACGCGGGCTTCGGCACGCGCGGCCCATTGGTCGAGGAAGACCCCGCGGTCATCGCCTCGGAGATCTCCCTCAACGTGGCTTCCCTCGTCGACACCACACGGGCATTCCTCCCGGACATGCTCTCCACAGGAAAGGGCGCACTCATCAACGTGGCCAGCACCGCCGCATTTCAGCCCGTGCCTGGCATGGCGGTTTACGGAGCAACCAAGGCCTTTGTCCTAAGCTTCACGGAAGCGGTGGCACACGAGACGAAGGAATCTGGCCTTCGCGTGCTCGCGCTCTGCCCAGGAGCCACCCGCACCGAGTTCTTCGACGTCCTCGGGAGCCAGGCCGCAGCGGTCGGCCGGCTGCAGAGCGCCAGCCAAGTCATCGACACTGCCCTGCGCGCTCTCGATCGCCGCACTACACCCGTAAGCGTCGTCTCCGGCTGGGGAAACCGAATGCTTGCCGGAATGGCCCAGCGCCTCCCCCGGCACATCTCCCTCGCAATCGCCGGCCGAGCAGTACAGGAGTAG
- a CDS encoding transposase, translating into MTTVPSPSGLPILGGLLIIANETAGVIVGVDTHADTHHAAVISEHGQHLRDQKVPDHFEWLPRHHRLHRCRQSHRRWSGRNRNLRGRAHRVLLSHGLAVVEVNRPNRQHRGLCGKSDPIDAYEAANSALAGRKTSTPKRRDGYVAALRAIRAARTSAIKPVPSSRFSSRACSSVHPRRSKQPTLNSLRSPRRTRLRSPRSAESAPPLPASSWPATGKPTQPCTTLPLHEWQMIHAHALTWQNRGSQVVLDQPVAVESGWRTQMASRASSSLTVLLEEMFQTAFSDASLLSITCAKSEVIMRLGKGRQQCAICNLTALKYL; encoded by the coding sequence TTGACGACAGTCCCATCACCGTCTGGTCTGCCCATCTTAGGAGGCCTTCTCATCATTGCAAACGAGACAGCCGGTGTCATCGTCGGAGTCGACACCCACGCTGATACCCATCACGCTGCGGTCATCAGCGAACACGGCCAGCACTTGCGCGATCAAAAAGTTCCCGACCACTTCGAATGGCTACCTCGACATCATCGCCTTCATCGCTGCCGACAGAGTCATCGCCGTTGGAGTGGAAGGAACCGGAACCTACGGGGCCGAGCTCACAGGGTTCTCCTCTCACACGGACTCGCCGTAGTCGAAGTCAACCGCCCGAACAGGCAACACCGAGGACTATGCGGGAAGTCGGATCCGATCGACGCTTACGAGGCCGCTAACTCGGCATTGGCTGGGAGGAAAACCTCAACCCCAAAGCGACGTGACGGCTATGTCGCGGCATTACGGGCGATCCGAGCCGCCAGGACCAGTGCGATCAAGCCCGTACCATCGTCCAGGTTCAGCTCACGAGCCTGCTCGTCAGTGCATCCGAGGAGATCGAAGCAGCCGACACTGAACTCGCTCAGATCACCGCGGAGAACGCGCCTGCGATCACCCAGATCCGCGGAGTCGGCACCGCCGTTGCCAGCCAGCTCCTGGCCGGCGACAGGAAAGCCAACGCAGCCCTGCACCACATTGCCCTTACACGAATGGCAAATGATCCACGCACACGCTCTTACGTGGCAAAACCGTGGGTCTCAGGTGGTCCTGGATCAGCCCGTCGCTGTGGAATCAGGTTGGCGTACTCAGATGGCCAGCCGGGCGTCGTCAAGTTTGACTGTATTGCTGGAGGAAATGTTCCAAACAGCCTTTAGTGATGCGTCCCTTTTGTCCATAACATGCGCCAAGTCCGAGGTGATCATGCGGCTGGGCAAGGGTCGGCAACAATGCGCTATTTGTAACTTAACCGCCTTGAAATATTTGTGA
- a CDS encoding nuclear transport factor 2 family protein, with amino-acid sequence MAENGWNTRDPRKVAMAYTEDSWWRNRSTFVQGREQIIQLLTDKWTREQEYRLVKELWAYEGDRIAVRFVYEWQDQDGQWIRSHGNENWQFDECGLMRWRHASINDVVISESERKFHWDLGGPRPEGHPGLSELGL; translated from the coding sequence TTGGCAGAAAATGGCTGGAACACCCGCGACCCTCGGAAAGTGGCCATGGCCTATACCGAGGACAGTTGGTGGCGAAATCGATCCACGTTCGTCCAGGGGCGCGAGCAGATCATCCAGCTGCTGACCGACAAGTGGACTCGTGAACAGGAATATCGCCTGGTCAAGGAACTCTGGGCCTACGAGGGCGACAGGATCGCGGTCCGTTTCGTGTATGAATGGCAAGACCAGGACGGGCAATGGATCCGTTCCCACGGTAATGAGAACTGGCAGTTCGACGAGTGCGGGCTGATGCGGTGGCGGCATGCGAGCATTAACGACGTCGTCATCAGTGAGTCTGAGCGGAAGTTTCACTGGGACCTGGGCGGTCCCCGTCCGGAGGGCCATCCGGGCCTGAGTGAACTCGGCCTTTGA
- a CDS encoding CPBP family intramembrane metalloprotease has translation MSGFVLFVLEQAIAGYGLLVVALGAAGLIDQALLRDLGLIAAGLVAISLVPISTDISTEHMFVMGSAMVLAVGIPYSVSRFVFKDHAVRFPVLTGHRWTRTEKWYLVAVVIMGYALLPGYMVNTAVYRNWPAVSDPEGIFRLFLGTNVLGIWDELFFICTIFILLRRHLPVAQASVLQAVLFTSFLWELGFHAWAPAFIFPFALVQAIIFTRTKSLSYIVSVHLLFDFVLFLVLLHAHNRDWFDIFIY, from the coding sequence ATGTCGGGCTTTGTCCTGTTTGTCCTCGAGCAGGCCATCGCTGGCTATGGCCTGCTGGTGGTGGCGCTGGGGGCGGCGGGGCTTATCGACCAGGCGCTCCTGCGCGACCTGGGCCTCATCGCGGCCGGGCTTGTTGCGATCAGCCTAGTTCCGATCTCCACCGACATCAGCACAGAGCACATGTTCGTGATGGGGTCGGCCATGGTCCTGGCCGTGGGGATTCCCTACTCGGTTTCGCGATTTGTCTTCAAGGACCACGCGGTCAGGTTTCCGGTGCTGACCGGACACCGGTGGACGCGGACTGAGAAGTGGTATCTGGTGGCGGTGGTCATCATGGGTTACGCGCTGCTCCCTGGGTACATGGTCAATACCGCCGTTTACCGGAACTGGCCCGCGGTTTCGGACCCGGAAGGAATCTTCCGCCTCTTCCTGGGCACCAACGTACTGGGGATCTGGGACGAGCTGTTTTTCATCTGCACCATTTTCATACTCCTGCGCCGGCATCTGCCCGTTGCCCAGGCCAGCGTGCTGCAGGCAGTCCTATTCACCTCGTTCCTCTGGGAACTGGGCTTCCACGCCTGGGCGCCCGCGTTCATCTTTCCCTTCGCCCTCGTCCAGGCAATCATCTTCACGCGGACGAAATCCCTTTCCTACATCGTGTCCGTCCACCTGCTCTTCGACTTCGTGCTGTTCCTGGTGCTTCTCCACGCCCACAACCGGGACTGGTTCGACAT
- a CDS encoding amino acid ABC transporter permease, which produces MTINWELVGSSLGPIVMGAITGTIPLALASFGLGLLLALLVALMRLSRNPVFAAIARMYISVIRGTPLLVQLFVIFYGLPSVGITISPWPSAIIAFSLNVGGYAAEVIRAAILSVPKGQWEAGHTIGMSRRQSLVRIILPQAARVSVPPLSNTFISLVKDTSLASLILVTELFRQAQQVAAFSQEFMLLYLEAAVIYWIICMVLAGGQSVLEKRLDRYVAH; this is translated from the coding sequence ATGACCATCAACTGGGAACTCGTTGGGAGCTCACTGGGGCCGATCGTGATGGGCGCCATTACCGGCACGATCCCGCTGGCACTGGCGTCGTTCGGCCTGGGCCTGTTGCTGGCCCTGTTGGTTGCCCTGATGCGGCTGAGCCGGAATCCCGTCTTCGCTGCCATTGCGCGGATGTACATTTCCGTCATCCGTGGCACACCGCTCCTGGTCCAGCTGTTCGTCATCTTCTACGGGCTTCCCTCGGTCGGGATCACCATCAGCCCCTGGCCCAGCGCCATCATTGCCTTCTCGCTCAATGTCGGCGGCTACGCCGCGGAAGTCATCCGGGCGGCCATCCTGTCCGTTCCCAAGGGACAGTGGGAAGCCGGACACACCATCGGCATGTCCCGCCGCCAGTCACTGGTAAGGATCATCCTGCCGCAGGCTGCCCGGGTCTCGGTCCCGCCCCTCTCGAACACCTTCATCAGCCTGGTCAAGGACACGTCGCTGGCCTCCCTGATCCTGGTCACAGAGCTCTTCCGCCAGGCCCAGCAGGTGGCGGCCTTCAGCCAGGAATTCATGCTGCTGTATCTTGAGGCGGCCGTCATCTACTGGATCATCTGCATGGTCCTCGCCGGCGGCCAGTCCGTCCTTGAGAAGAGATTGGACCGCTATGTCGCCCACTGA
- a CDS encoding maleylpyruvate isomerase family mycothiol-dependent enzyme, protein MLPDRYLAELASALEGLTALARQHDDVLSRSIPACPGWTLDQLFGHLGSIERWAAAVVRGGNYVDEPAPPATGAAAWFLDGSAAFLKTMTALDPQAPCWNFGPPPRTAGFWLRRQAHEHAIHLIDARQASGLAAPDFGADFMLDGVDEVLAMFTPRQLRLERMQQPQQAVSFHVPGAGNWIVGPGPAAASITAPLPDMYLGLWGRSGLEGAAIIEGDAALALRVLRGPLTP, encoded by the coding sequence ATGTTGCCCGATCGCTACCTTGCCGAGCTGGCCAGCGCCCTCGAAGGCCTCACGGCGCTCGCCCGCCAGCACGACGACGTGCTGTCCCGTTCCATACCGGCCTGCCCCGGCTGGACACTGGACCAGCTGTTCGGGCATCTCGGTTCGATAGAACGCTGGGCGGCCGCGGTGGTTCGTGGCGGCAACTACGTCGACGAACCGGCCCCTCCGGCCACGGGTGCAGCAGCCTGGTTCCTCGATGGCTCGGCGGCCTTCCTCAAGACGATGACGGCCCTCGACCCGCAGGCACCGTGCTGGAACTTCGGACCGCCGCCGCGCACGGCCGGTTTCTGGCTGCGTCGCCAGGCGCACGAACACGCAATCCACCTCATCGACGCCCGCCAGGCATCCGGTCTGGCGGCGCCGGACTTTGGAGCGGACTTCATGCTGGACGGCGTTGACGAGGTTCTGGCAATGTTCACCCCGCGCCAGCTGCGGCTGGAGCGGATGCAGCAGCCGCAGCAGGCGGTGTCTTTCCACGTGCCCGGGGCAGGCAACTGGATAGTGGGGCCGGGACCCGCTGCGGCATCTATCACGGCGCCGTTGCCCGACATGTACCTCGGCCTGTGGGGCCGGTCCGGCCTCGAAGGCGCGGCGATCATCGAGGGTGACGCTGCCCTTGCCCTGCGCGTGCTCCGGGGTCCGCTCACTCCGTGA
- a CDS encoding amino acid ABC transporter substrate-binding protein: protein MKRARLSAIGVIAAAALALAGCGSGSPAPSGSAPAGGADTSLSDVKSAGQLKIGTEGTYKPFSFHADGSGELTGYDVEIVTAVAGKLGVKPAFQETQFDAIFAGLEAKRFDVVANQVSITDERKAKYEFSEPYTVSTGVIVTKADDSSVSSFDSLKGKTTAQSLTSNWYKLAQQSGANVEAVEGWAQAVTLLKQGRVDATINDKLTYLDYQKTEKDSGIKIAAETTDKSLSAFAFRKGSSSLAEAVNKALSELQADGTLTKISQKYFDADVTK, encoded by the coding sequence ATGAAGCGCGCACGTCTTTCCGCTATCGGTGTCATTGCAGCTGCAGCACTCGCCCTGGCCGGCTGCGGGTCCGGGTCCCCGGCGCCGTCGGGTTCGGCACCGGCCGGCGGCGCGGACACATCACTCAGTGACGTCAAGAGCGCAGGCCAACTCAAGATCGGCACGGAAGGCACTTACAAGCCCTTCTCGTTCCACGCCGACGGCAGCGGCGAACTGACCGGCTACGACGTCGAGATCGTCACCGCCGTCGCCGGCAAGCTCGGCGTCAAACCGGCCTTCCAGGAAACGCAGTTCGACGCCATCTTCGCCGGACTTGAAGCCAAGAGGTTCGACGTCGTCGCCAACCAGGTCTCAATCACCGACGAACGCAAGGCCAAGTACGAATTCTCGGAGCCGTACACGGTGAGCACCGGCGTCATTGTCACCAAGGCTGACGACAGCAGTGTCAGCTCCTTCGACAGCCTCAAGGGCAAGACCACCGCGCAATCGCTGACCAGCAACTGGTACAAGCTGGCTCAGCAAAGCGGCGCCAATGTGGAAGCGGTGGAAGGCTGGGCGCAGGCGGTAACGCTGCTCAAGCAGGGGCGCGTTGACGCAACGATCAACGACAAACTGACCTACCTTGACTACCAAAAGACCGAGAAGGACAGCGGAATCAAGATCGCCGCCGAGACCACGGACAAGTCGTTGAGTGCCTTCGCCTTCCGTAAAGGATCATCGAGCCTGGCCGAGGCAGTGAACAAGGCCCTCAGCGAGCTGCAGGCCGACGGCACCCTGACCAAGATTTCGCAGAAATACTTCGACGCCGACGTCACGAAGTAG
- a CDS encoding TetR/AcrR family transcriptional regulator, with the protein MTDQPYHHGKLREALLARATEIIEEAGVEGLSLRQLARDLGVSHAAPGKHFRDKQALLDALALDGFRGMNAGIMGASEAAGDHRSRFVRIARAYVDFAVSHPVLLAVMHSTKHHPDASGELRNIGEDGIRIARALIAEAQDAGELASGDVERLALVCFVSLHGAAMLAAGNLLDGASVDDLTLATTDLLWAGMVAGVPTAQGAPGVGA; encoded by the coding sequence ATGACCGATCAGCCTTACCATCACGGCAAGCTCCGAGAGGCGTTGCTCGCCCGTGCAACGGAAATCATCGAGGAAGCAGGAGTCGAGGGACTTTCCCTGCGGCAACTCGCGCGTGACCTTGGCGTGAGCCACGCGGCGCCCGGCAAGCACTTCCGGGACAAACAGGCGCTTCTTGATGCCCTGGCCCTTGACGGCTTCCGTGGAATGAACGCCGGAATAATGGGAGCGTCGGAAGCTGCCGGAGACCACCGTTCACGTTTTGTCCGGATCGCGAGGGCCTACGTGGACTTCGCGGTCTCCCACCCGGTCCTGTTGGCCGTGATGCACTCCACCAAGCACCATCCTGATGCCAGCGGTGAACTGCGCAACATCGGCGAAGACGGCATCCGGATCGCCAGGGCGCTCATCGCCGAAGCCCAGGACGCCGGGGAGTTGGCCTCAGGCGACGTCGAGAGGCTCGCGCTCGTATGCTTCGTGAGCCTCCACGGGGCCGCAATGCTAGCGGCCGGCAACCTCCTCGATGGAGCATCCGTGGACGATTTGACCCTTGCGACAACCGATCTGCTGTGGGCAGGAATGGTCGCAGGCGTGCCCACCGCCCAAGGAGCCCCGGGAGTCGGCGCTTGA
- a CDS encoding TetR/AcrR family transcriptional regulator — MISTRADVVPLLADVFRSSGFAGASLSEISQATGLGKGSLYNFFPGGKEEMAEAVLLDVRGWFQARIFAPLKSAAPLDERLSLMFTNVIGYFESGHRICLVGAFSLGAERDKFEKQIRGYFVDWTEALRQALEEGGHSDHPQELAEEVVSGIQGALVLCRALNDPSRFAAILQRLEDRLLKECGLR, encoded by the coding sequence ATGATCTCCACGCGGGCAGACGTCGTACCGCTTCTGGCCGATGTGTTCCGCTCTTCCGGTTTCGCTGGAGCGAGCCTTTCGGAAATCTCCCAGGCGACAGGGCTGGGCAAGGGGAGCCTCTACAACTTCTTCCCCGGTGGTAAGGAGGAGATGGCAGAAGCGGTTCTCTTGGATGTCAGAGGATGGTTTCAGGCAAGAATATTTGCTCCTCTGAAGTCGGCCGCGCCGCTGGACGAGCGACTGTCTCTGATGTTCACGAACGTCATCGGTTACTTTGAGTCAGGACATCGAATTTGCCTCGTTGGTGCTTTCTCCTTGGGGGCCGAGAGGGACAAATTCGAAAAGCAGATCAGGGGCTACTTTGTTGACTGGACCGAGGCGCTGCGGCAGGCCCTGGAAGAGGGCGGGCATTCAGACCATCCTCAAGAACTGGCAGAGGAAGTCGTCTCCGGCATCCAGGGCGCCCTGGTCCTCTGCAGGGCACTAAACGATCCAAGCCGATTTGCGGCGATCCTTCAGCGCCTGGAGGACCGACTGTTGAAGGAGTGCGGCCTGCGGTAG